The Limisphaerales bacterium genome includes the window CAAGCAATGGTCCGACAACGACTTTGAAGGCGGCAACCCCAACTACCGCGGTCAAGACTGGAACTACAATTTCTGGTACCACAAAGCAGTCGAGTACAACGGTTACGATGCCAACGTGTTGTACAGCCCGGCCACATTGATGAACAAGCGCGACTGGTGGGGCAACGCGGTGAAGAGCTGGTGCGCGTGGAACAAAAATCCAAAAATCAACAACGGCCAACGTGTTTCAGGCAGCTACGCCTACAACGCCTGGCAACACCCCGACATTTGGCAGGAAAATCATCGCGATTGGAACTGGTTGTATCAGGATGATTCCGAAGGCCAACCCGACATGGCCCCGCTCTTGGCAGACTCCATTTGGGTCGACACTTGGCCCCGCGAGAGCGACTCCATCGCCTCGTCTTGGAAAGGTA containing:
- a CDS encoding type II secretion system protein; its protein translation is MNKSSKIQSGFTLIELLVVIAIIGILASMLLPVLAKAKAKAHQVKSANNIKQVRLGIKQWSDNDFEGGNPNYRGQDWNYNFWYHKAVEYNGYDANVLYSPATLMNKRDWWGNAVKSWCAWNKNPKINNGQRVSGSYAYNAWQHPDIWQENHRDWNWLYQDDSEGQPDMAPLLADSIWVDTWPRESDSIASSWKGSNGGMQRVCVDRHNGRSLVSFNDGHTEAVELRNLWTLHWHKDWKTPTTLPDPKVRDE